A genome region from Alphaproteobacteria bacterium includes the following:
- a CDS encoding adenylosuccinate synthetase, giving the protein MKTADVVIGANFGDEGKGLMTDYYAAQADSVVVRFNGGAQAGHTVVTPDNKRHVFSHIGSGSFAGAETFLSRYFVCNPLLFRKEWDVLSPKCGIPQIYVDAAAIVTTPYDMMINQIAEDMRGSGRHGSCGMGFGETIERCTHAALAIAYTDLADTAALRAKLAKIQKEWLPQRLAALGFTNLPEKWQERVASTGIVDKFVEDTAFFLHTTKQAGASFLADTKKHIVFEGAQGLMLDQTRGIFPHVTRSNTGLKNVLPLAADAVIGALDITYVTRAYLTRHGAGPLENEEKSPPAAGIKDDTNVLNDWQGNLRYALLEIETLSKFIRDDLSDAAGSGFDITPALAVTCIDQMDELVTYTDRGSITTGRMAGYLDLLKKRTTSAKLLESRGPTRATVTASAT; this is encoded by the coding sequence ATGAAAACAGCAGATGTCGTGATCGGCGCGAATTTCGGGGACGAAGGCAAGGGCCTGATGACCGATTATTATGCCGCGCAAGCGGACAGCGTGGTGGTGCGCTTCAACGGCGGCGCACAGGCGGGTCATACCGTCGTTACGCCCGATAACAAACGCCATGTGTTCAGCCATATCGGCAGCGGCAGCTTCGCGGGCGCGGAAACATTCCTCAGCCGTTATTTCGTCTGCAACCCGCTGCTGTTCCGGAAGGAATGGGATGTGCTGTCGCCCAAATGCGGCATACCGCAAATTTATGTCGATGCCGCCGCTATCGTCACCACGCCTTATGACATGATGATCAACCAGATCGCCGAAGATATGCGCGGCAGCGGCCGCCACGGCAGCTGCGGCATGGGTTTTGGCGAAACCATCGAACGCTGCACGCATGCCGCGCTTGCGATTGCTTATACCGACCTTGCCGATACCGCTGCGTTACGCGCAAAACTGGCGAAGATACAAAAAGAATGGCTGCCGCAACGCCTGGCCGCCCTTGGTTTCACAAACTTACCGGAAAAATGGCAGGAACGCGTGGCATCGACGGGCATCGTCGATAAATTTGTCGAGGATACGGCGTTTTTCCTGCACACGACGAAACAGGCCGGCGCGTCGTTCCTTGCCGATACGAAAAAACACATCGTATTCGAAGGCGCACAGGGTCTGATGCTCGACCAGACGCGCGGCATTTTCCCGCATGTCACGCGTTCCAACACCGGCCTGAAAAATGTCCTGCCGCTCGCGGCCGACGCGGTCATCGGCGCATTGGACATCACCTATGTCACCCGCGCCTACCTGACCCGCCACGGCGCAGGCCCGCTGGAGAACGAGGAAAAATCGCCCCCCGCCGCCGGCATCAAGGACGACACCAACGTGCTGAACGACTGGCAGGGAAATCTCCGCTATGCGCTGCTGGAAATAGAAACGCTGTCGAAATTCATCCGCGATGACCTGTCGGATGCGGCGGGAAGCGGGTTTGACATCACCCCCGCCCTTGCCGTCACCTGCATCGACCAGATGGACGAATTGGTGACCTATACAGACCGCGGCAGCATCACGACCGGGCGCATGGCAGGATACCTTGACCTGCTGAAGAAACGCACAACCTCTGCAAAGCTGCTGGAAAGCCGGGGACCCACGCGCGCGACGGTTACGGCTTCGGCAACGTAA
- a CDS encoding VWA domain-containing protein → MGYGRWDNNDWDKHATSTRGKSTSQIFNQSSIKQSMDPRGITVRESRDSAKNPNSTPIILALDVTGSMGVIADRMAREGLGTLVEAIIDRQPVSDPHIMVMGVGDVYYDRAPLQASQFEADIRIAEQLKDIYLEKGGGGNSFESYNLPWYFAATKTDIDSVKRGKKGIIFTFGDEECPSVLEARHIKKFLGDDVPADISTKDLLKMVSAKYDVYHVVVEQGNHALSHKKEVYDSWNKVLPADHIISLKDYNKLSEVLVSVLEVHNGKDPADVVKSWQGPTAKVVEDAISHMKPGIANNNVPLPPKSLKLKLKP, encoded by the coding sequence ATGGGATACGGCAGATGGGACAACAACGACTGGGACAAGCACGCAACCTCCACCCGCGGCAAAAGCACCAGCCAGATTTTCAACCAGTCGAGCATCAAGCAGTCGATGGACCCGCGCGGCATCACCGTGCGTGAATCACGCGATTCCGCGAAAAACCCGAATTCGACCCCGATCATCCTCGCGCTCGATGTCACGGGCTCGATGGGCGTGATTGCCGACCGCATGGCGCGCGAAGGGCTCGGCACGCTGGTGGAGGCGATCATCGACCGCCAGCCGGTGTCCGACCCCCATATCATGGTGATGGGCGTGGGCGACGTTTACTACGACCGCGCGCCGCTGCAGGCGTCGCAGTTCGAGGCCGATATCCGCATCGCCGAGCAGCTGAAGGACATCTATCTGGAGAAAGGCGGCGGCGGCAACAGCTTCGAAAGCTATAACCTGCCCTGGTATTTCGCGGCGACCAAGACCGATATCGACAGCGTGAAGCGCGGCAAGAAAGGCATCATCTTTACCTTCGGCGACGAGGAATGCCCGTCCGTGCTGGAGGCGCGCCATATCAAAAAATTCCTTGGCGACGATGTGCCGGCGGATATCAGCACGAAAGACCTGCTGAAAATGGTGTCGGCGAAATACGACGTCTATCACGTGGTCGTCGAACAGGGAAATCACGCGCTGAGCCACAAGAAGGAAGTCTATGACAGCTGGAACAAGGTACTGCCCGCCGACCACATCATCTCGCTGAAGGATTACAACAAGCTGTCCGAGGTGCTGGTGTCGGTGCTGGAGGTCCATAACGGCAAGGACCCCGCCGATGTCGTGAAAAGCTGGCAGGGCCCGACCGCGAAAGTGGTGGAGGACGCGATTTCCCACATGAAACCGGGCATCGCCAACAACAACGTCCCCCTGCCGCCGAAGAGCCTCAAACTCAAACTGAAACCCTAA
- a CDS encoding response regulator, with product MAEAVTKEQLLMYARNHRGSLLTNFLMAGVFLAGKYKMYGLPQGENALLTEAGILVFCLMAFLRQHNIYREILETKFRDTEIRGYLFSICFTKLMYLVPWLLLLFWPLQGQFFYDDLLGYIFVICVVATYGSSSAPVPFLLFFDIAIPALVAAAVVHLNWNVQETRYAGPAVLFFCVYVFSIGRKMLASTKELIESKKQAGLNARRADEANKAKSSFLALMSHEIRTPMTGIFGMVDFLKDTPLNAEQKDFVGTISDCSKTLLNTLNDVLDFSKVESGKLDISAVNFDLHNMLTNSGRVMRQTAEDKGLKLNLALADNVPQRMRGDPHRLQQVIVNLLNNAVKFTEKGEVTLRAACTDGKQPSLRIEVQDSGIGISKENMAKLFSAFSQADNSIARRYGGSGLGLSIAKKLVELMGGKIGANSEEGKGSTFFVELPYTAPVSGEPDADAEHTGPDSPPQNILVVEDNAVSQRIVVKMLTQKGHTVTAVGNGDDAIRAVQEADFNMVFMDVNMPGRNGLDTTRAIRELGGKHLTLPVIGLTANIMEDFVRKCYDAGMMAHVPKPFSPKSLYDAVALVAGTGKGDTTRAPHDQKKSMRETLAILRDGMGLDYMRGMVASNLKEAERLMDVVDAEMQKGKLDKMSDAAHDLKSITGLIGMYDASALAAEIEADGLKSESKRLEGLLEHLEDALSREMREAERIARTMPEK from the coding sequence TTGGCTGAGGCCGTCACAAAAGAACAGCTGCTTATGTATGCCCGCAACCATCGCGGGTCGCTGCTCACCAATTTCCTGATGGCGGGCGTGTTCCTGGCCGGAAAATACAAGATGTACGGGCTGCCCCAGGGGGAAAACGCGCTGCTGACGGAGGCCGGCATCCTGGTTTTCTGCCTGATGGCTTTCCTGCGCCAGCACAATATCTACCGCGAAATACTGGAAACGAAATTCCGCGACACCGAAATCCGCGGTTACCTGTTTTCGATCTGCTTTACCAAGCTGATGTACCTCGTGCCGTGGCTGCTGCTGCTGTTCTGGCCGCTGCAGGGACAGTTTTTTTACGACGACCTGCTGGGATACATCTTCGTCATCTGCGTCGTGGCGACATACGGGTCGTCAAGCGCACCTGTGCCGTTCCTACTGTTTTTCGACATCGCAATCCCTGCGCTGGTGGCGGCGGCGGTCGTGCATCTCAACTGGAATGTGCAGGAAACGCGGTATGCGGGGCCGGCGGTGCTGTTCTTCTGCGTCTATGTGTTTTCTATCGGGCGCAAAATGCTCGCATCGACCAAGGAGCTGATCGAGAGCAAGAAGCAGGCCGGCCTGAACGCGCGCCGCGCGGATGAGGCGAACAAGGCGAAATCCAGCTTCCTCGCCCTGATGTCGCACGAAATCCGCACGCCCATGACCGGCATTTTCGGGATGGTCGATTTCCTGAAGGACACGCCGCTGAACGCGGAACAAAAGGATTTTGTCGGCACGATCAGCGATTGTTCTAAAACGCTGTTGAACACGCTGAACGACGTGCTGGACTTTTCCAAAGTGGAAAGCGGCAAGCTGGATATCAGCGCCGTCAATTTCGATCTGCACAACATGCTGACCAATTCCGGGCGCGTGATGCGCCAGACGGCCGAGGACAAGGGGCTGAAGCTGAACCTTGCGCTGGCCGATAACGTGCCGCAGCGTATGCGCGGCGACCCGCACCGGTTGCAGCAGGTGATCGTCAACCTGCTCAACAATGCCGTCAAATTCACCGAAAAGGGAGAAGTGACCCTGCGCGCCGCCTGCACCGACGGCAAGCAGCCTTCCCTGCGCATCGAGGTGCAGGACAGCGGCATCGGCATCAGCAAAGAAAACATGGCCAAACTGTTCAGCGCCTTTTCGCAGGCCGATAATTCGATTGCGCGCCGTTATGGCGGGTCGGGCCTTGGCCTGTCGATCGCCAAAAAACTGGTCGAGCTGATGGGCGGCAAGATCGGTGCGAACAGCGAGGAAGGCAAAGGCAGCACGTTTTTCGTCGAATTGCCCTATACCGCCCCCGTATCCGGTGAACCGGACGCCGATGCCGAACACACAGGCCCCGATTCACCGCCACAAAACATCCTGGTGGTCGAAGACAACGCCGTCAGCCAGCGCATCGTCGTCAAAATGCTGACGCAAAAAGGCCATACCGTCACCGCCGTCGGCAATGGCGACGACGCGATCAGGGCCGTGCAGGAAGCCGATTTCAACATGGTATTTATGGATGTCAACATGCCGGGGCGGAACGGCCTTGATACCACGCGCGCGATCCGCGAATTGGGCGGCAAACACCTGACGCTGCCCGTCATCGGGCTGACCGCCAATATCATGGAAGATTTCGTGCGCAAATGCTACGACGCGGGCATGATGGCTCATGTGCCAAAACCGTTTTCCCCGAAAAGCCTGTATGACGCGGTCGCGCTTGTCGCCGGCACCGGCAAGGGCGACACGACGCGCGCCCCGCATGACCAGAAAAAATCCATGCGCGAGACGCTGGCGATACTGCGCGACGGCATGGGCCTCGATTACATGCGCGGCATGGTCGCATCGAACCTGAAGGAGGCCGAGCGGCTGATGGATGTCGTGGATGCCGAAATGCAGAAAGGCAAACTCGACAAGATGTCGGACGCCGCGCATGACCTGAAAAGCATCACCGGCCTGATCGGCATGTATGACGCCAGCGCCCTTGCCGCCGAAATCGAGGCCGACGGCTTGAAATCGGAATCAAAACGTCTCGAAGGCCTGCTGGAACATCTGGAAGACGCCCTTTCCCGCGAAATGCGCGAGGCGGAGCGCATCGCGCGGACGATGCCGGAGAAATAG
- a CDS encoding response regulator transcription factor, with protein sequence MKVLAVENNAELLKLLSHLLEKEGFEVHSATGGAEALQKFETVKPDIACLDVLLDDMSGYDICRRIRQADADMPVLLITSKSRAADISEGMAAGATEYIVKPFDLMGITALMHKIAQGCLARRNSAALAEYFDFGDLRVYPARLLAQRGGAEILISLRDAALLKVFFSHPGKILDAEYLAPYCWQSQGKVDAKAVEWQIGQLRKKIEHDSANPALIRNSDTGYVFG encoded by the coding sequence ATGAAAGTCCTCGCCGTTGAAAATAATGCCGAATTGCTCAAGCTGCTTTCCCACCTTCTCGAAAAAGAAGGGTTCGAGGTGCATAGCGCAACCGGCGGGGCCGAGGCGCTGCAAAAATTTGAAACCGTGAAGCCCGATATCGCCTGCCTCGATGTGCTGCTGGATGACATGTCGGGCTATGATATCTGCCGCCGGATACGTCAGGCGGATGCCGACATGCCGGTGCTGCTGATCACATCAAAATCGCGCGCGGCCGACATCTCCGAGGGCATGGCGGCGGGCGCGACCGAATATATCGTGAAACCGTTCGACCTGATGGGCATCACCGCGCTGATGCACAAAATCGCGCAGGGCTGCCTTGCGCGGCGCAATTCGGCGGCGCTGGCGGAATATTTCGATTTCGGCGACCTGCGCGTCTATCCCGCCCGCCTGCTGGCACAGCGCGGCGGCGCGGAAATCCTGATCAGCCTGCGCGATGCCGCGTTGCTGAAGGTTTTCTTTTCACATCCGGGAAAAATACTGGATGCGGAATACCTTGCGCCTTATTGCTGGCAGTCTCAGGGCAAAGTCGATGCGAAGGCTGTGGAATGGCAAATCGGTCAATTGCGCAAAAAAATCGAGCATGACAGCGCGAACCCCGCCCTGATCCGCAATAGTGATACGGGTTACGTCTTTGGCTGA
- a CDS encoding amino acid adenylation domain-containing protein has translation MMRYLLHDVFTENCHKTPHKAAIVNEDGSCLSYAELNALSNRFARVIAPLKTDIRAKPFVGIISPVHAASIAAVLGALKLGCAYVPLDEYSPTERLSKIIDNTKLDVVCVDSNLYAEHAALFDHPHISKVILLNSDVAVAASPKNIQFADVLAAQDVEPPVLNQVCDDLAYILHSSGSTGVPKGIMLTHRNARTFTDWMQAEFKLTPDDVVASRAPFKFDLSVFDIFNTFQAGAALACFDWNKKREADAKHADYVALLERERVTMLYTTPSTFIALLNRGGLADADLKLRTIMYAGEPFPPAQLKKVMEALPGVGVANIYGPTETNIITYFWVPEPPKTDDPIPLGAVVEDTEILVVSEDRSRVCAPNELGELWCRGGTVTLGYLGMDDKTRDSLVQSPVHPYPALFWRTGDFGFYDENGVLHYRGRRDHMVKVKGFRIELGEIENALSQFAALDEFAVVAVPDAKYGNRLYCHFAALKGRSANEGELREFLAKKLPEYMIPFAFEAWETLPKTSSGKVDRVLLAEKSASAGAFRQAV, from the coding sequence ATGATGCGCTACCTGCTGCACGATGTTTTCACCGAAAACTGCCATAAAACCCCGCACAAAGCCGCGATCGTGAACGAAGACGGTTCATGCCTGAGTTATGCGGAATTGAACGCGTTGTCGAACCGCTTTGCACGTGTCATCGCGCCGCTGAAAACCGATATCCGCGCAAAACCTTTCGTCGGCATCATTTCGCCGGTCCATGCCGCCAGCATCGCGGCGGTGCTGGGCGCGTTGAAGCTTGGCTGCGCCTATGTGCCGCTCGATGAATATTCGCCGACCGAACGCCTGTCGAAAATCATCGACAACACGAAGCTGGATGTGGTCTGCGTGGATAGCAACCTTTATGCCGAACATGCGGCACTGTTCGATCATCCGCATATCAGCAAGGTGATTTTGCTGAACAGCGACGTGGCGGTGGCCGCGTCGCCCAAAAATATCCAGTTTGCCGATGTATTGGCGGCACAGGATGTTGAACCGCCGGTTTTGAATCAAGTCTGCGACGACCTTGCCTATATCCTGCACAGCTCCGGATCGACCGGCGTGCCGAAGGGCATCATGCTGACGCACCGTAACGCGCGCACATTTACCGACTGGATGCAGGCGGAATTCAAGCTGACGCCTGATGATGTGGTGGCATCGCGTGCACCCTTCAAATTCGATTTGTCGGTATTCGATATTTTCAACACTTTTCAGGCCGGCGCGGCGCTGGCTTGCTTCGACTGGAACAAAAAACGCGAAGCGGATGCCAAACATGCCGATTATGTGGCGTTGCTGGAACGCGAGCGCGTGACGATGCTTTACACCACGCCTTCCACCTTTATCGCGCTGCTCAATCGCGGCGGGCTTGCGGATGCGGATCTGAAACTGCGCACCATTATGTATGCGGGCGAACCGTTCCCGCCCGCGCAGCTGAAAAAAGTGATGGAGGCGCTGCCGGGCGTTGGTGTTGCCAATATCTACGGCCCGACCGAAACGAACATTATTACCTATTTCTGGGTGCCCGAACCGCCAAAGACGGATGATCCGATTCCGCTGGGCGCGGTGGTGGAAGACACCGAAATTCTGGTCGTCAGCGAAGACCGCAGCCGCGTTTGCGCGCCGAATGAACTTGGCGAATTGTGGTGCCGTGGCGGCACGGTCACGCTTGGCTATCTGGGCATGGACGACAAAACGCGCGACAGCCTTGTGCAAAGCCCCGTGCATCCGTATCCCGCGCTGTTTTGGCGCACGGGCGATTTCGGCTTTTACGACGAAAACGGCGTGCTGCATTATCGTGGCCGCCGCGACCATATGGTGAAGGTCAAGGGCTTCCGCATCGAACTCGGCGAAATTGAAAACGCGCTGTCGCAATTCGCGGCGCTGGACGAATTCGCCGTGGTCGCCGTGCCGGATGCCAAATACGGCAACAGATTGTATTGTCACTTCGCCGCGCTGAAAGGCCGGTCGGCGAACGAGGGCGAGCTGCGCGAGTTTCTGGCGAAGAAGCTGCCGGAATACATGATCCCGTTTGCGTTCGAGGCATGGGAAACCCTGCCCAAGACATCATCGGGCAAGGTCGATCGTGTGCTGCTGGCAGAAAAATCCGCAAGCGCGGGAGCGTTCAGACAAGCTGTTTGA
- a CDS encoding pyridoxal phosphate-dependent aminotransferase family protein, which produces MNTEDRMIEANESENRRALIRQMFKRMKQYNVSALEIKGRQIRVSKDHWVTDFASCNYLGYDLDPSIKVNVDEEIERWGVHPSWCRLVASPQIYTDLEDRLAKLVGTETTLILPTVTLISIGIIPALIGKTGVMFLDKSGHETMYEGCKIARDSGATLKSFKQGDFETLEKLLIEHKDNPRKMIRVDGVYSMTGDYADIKSLQALAKKYDAILYIDDAHGFGVVGENPDENCPFGYKGNGIVKYAGCDYENILYVGGCSKAYSSLAAFIACSKKMKTFLQAFATPYDLSGPCPTASLATLWKGLDVNEERGDAYRKKLWDLTHRGINGLRQLGFEVVNTSGFPIVSVKIGDTEKLIETANFMFDAGMMATICPYPMVIKGEEVHRLTFTAANSSEDVTKLLDTFAQMKKML; this is translated from the coding sequence ATGAATACCGAAGACAGAATGATCGAAGCCAACGAAAGCGAAAACCGCCGCGCGCTGATACGCCAGATGTTCAAGCGTATGAAGCAGTACAACGTCTCCGCCCTTGAAATCAAGGGGCGACAGATCCGCGTGTCGAAAGACCATTGGGTGACGGATTTCGCTTCCTGCAACTATCTTGGCTACGATCTCGACCCGTCGATCAAGGTGAATGTGGACGAGGAAATCGAACGCTGGGGCGTGCATCCCAGCTGGTGCCGCCTTGTCGCCAGCCCCCAAATCTACACCGACCTCGAAGACCGCCTCGCGAAGCTGGTGGGCACGGAAACGACGCTGATTTTGCCGACTGTCACGCTGATCTCGATCGGCATCATCCCGGCGCTGATCGGCAAGACGGGCGTGATGTTCCTCGACAAATCCGGCCATGAAACCATGTATGAAGGCTGCAAAATCGCCCGTGATTCCGGCGCGACGCTGAAAAGCTTCAAACAGGGCGATTTCGAAACGCTCGAAAAACTGCTGATCGAGCATAAGGACAACCCGCGCAAGATGATCCGTGTCGACGGTGTCTACAGCATGACCGGCGATTACGCCGACATCAAATCGCTGCAGGCGCTTGCCAAGAAATACGACGCGATCCTGTACATCGACGACGCGCATGGCTTCGGCGTGGTGGGCGAAAACCCCGATGAAAACTGCCCCTTCGGCTACAAGGGCAACGGCATCGTGAAATACGCGGGCTGCGACTACGAAAACATCCTGTATGTCGGCGGCTGTTCCAAGGCCTATTCCTCGCTCGCGGCCTTTATCGCCTGCTCGAAAAAGATGAAAACCTTCTTGCAGGCCTTCGCGACCCCCTACGACCTGTCCGGCCCTTGCCCCACGGCATCGCTCGCGACGTTGTGGAAAGGCCTTGATGTAAACGAGGAACGCGGCGACGCGTATCGTAAAAAACTCTGGGATCTGACCCATCGCGGCATCAACGGCCTGCGCCAGCTGGGCTTCGAGGTCGTCAATACCTCGGGCTTCCCGATCGTGTCGGTGAAAATCGGCGACACCGAAAAGCTGATCGAAACCGCCAATTTCATGTTCGATGCGGGCATGATGGCGACGATCTGCCCCTATCCGATGGTCATCAAGGGCGAGGAAGTCCACCGCCTGACCTTCACCGCCGCCAACAGTTCGGAAGACGTCACCAAACTGCTCGACACCTTCGCGCAGATGAAAAAGATGCTCTGA